From Apium graveolens cultivar Ventura chromosome 9, ASM990537v1, whole genome shotgun sequence, the proteins below share one genomic window:
- the LOC141686843 gene encoding GPI mannosyltransferase 1-like, whose translation MAQIDFHSAILFSAFLRIFLIIYGEWQDTHMEVRYTDVDYLVFSDAAALVVSGVSPYKRSTYRYSPLIAYLVTPNSIIHRSWGKLLFSVSDMLVGLFILSILKLQGVSDKMCIYSVMVWLFNPFTFTIGTRGNYEHIICAMVLWIILCLMKVIVQLVLISRFRKDLPFCFFLQTFNKVITAQYFVWFFCLLPLILPWTSMKLKQGLLCISLWVGAQTHWLLWGYLLELEDIRVTYALFC comes from the exons ATGGCACAGATAGACTTCCATTCTGCAATCCTGTTTTCAGCATTTCTTcgaatatttttaattatatatggAGAATGGCAAGACACTCATATGGAGGTTAGGTACACAGATGTCGATTACCTTGTCTTTTCTGATGCTGCTGCCCTAGTGGTTTCGGGAGTCTCTCCTTACAAAAGATCTACGTATCGATACTCACCCTTGATTGCATATCTTGTCACCCCAAATTCAATTATTCACCGGTCATGGGGAAAGCTTCTCTTTTCTGTTTCAG ATATGCTAGTGGGACTTTTCATCCTGTCAATTCTGAAGCTACAAGGCGTTTCTGATAAAATGTGTATATACTCTGTAATGGTATGGCTTTTCAATCCATTCACCTTCACAATTGGAACCCGGGGGAATTACGAGCATATTATTTGTGCTATGGTTTTGTGGATTATTTTATGTCTCATGAAAG TTATAGTGCAGCTTGTTCTCATATCTCGCTTTAGGAAGGATTTGCCTTTCTGTTTCTTCTTGCAGACTTTCAACAAG GTCATAACAGCACAGTATTTTGTATGGTTCTTTTGCCTATTGCCTCTTATACTCCCCTGGACTAGTATGAAGTTAAAACAGGGCTTACTATGCATTTCTCTGTGGGTTGGAGCACAAACACACTGGTTACTATGGGGCTACCTTCTTGAATTGGAAG ATATTCGAGTAACCTACGCATTATTTTGCTAA
- the LOC141686844 gene encoding early nodulin-like protein 21, giving the protein MASYHHFTSTTFTKLVILFTIFSSLYLLHASDIEFLVGDDSGWTVPPANNSEIYNQWASGKRFTVGDTVRFKYKKDSVMEVTEEGYKHCNATHPSFYSNSGDTLWKLDHPGFFYFISGANGHCRRGQRMVIRVMSDEHEDDKATPSSSSSFTVEVSKFVVVQLSVVLFLASAFF; this is encoded by the exons ATGGCCTCATATCATCATTTTACTAGTACTACATTTACAAAACTTGTCATCTTGTTCACCATTTTCTCCTCTCTTTATCTCCTTCATGCCTCCGACATTGAGTTCCTAGTCGGAGACGACTCCGGTTGGACCGTTCCTCCTGCAAACAACTCCGAGATTTACAACCAATGGGCCTCCGGTAAAAGGTTCACAGTTGGTGACACCGTCC GATTCAAGTACAAGAAGGATTCAGTTATGGAGGTGACAGAGGAAGGGTACAAGCATTGCAACGCTACACATCCTAGCTTTTACTCCAACAGTGGTGACACTCTCTGGAAATTGGACCATCCAGGTTTCTTCTACTTCATCAGCGGAGCTAATGGCCACTGTCGCAGAGGACAGAGAATGGTCATCAGAGTCATGTCGGATGAACACGAAGACGACAAAGCTACACCTTCTTCCTCTTCATCTTTCACAGTTGAAGTCTCCAAATTTGTGGTGGTTCAGTTGTCTGTCGTTCTGTTTCTTGCTTCCGCTTTCTTCTAA